From Miscanthus floridulus cultivar M001 chromosome 15, ASM1932011v1, whole genome shotgun sequence, the proteins below share one genomic window:
- the LOC136508640 gene encoding rhodanese-like domain-containing protein 6 isoform X2, whose product MDATGQQEQHAGTGGGDRYGVLLYYKYAEVPDAAALAAFYEAHCRGLALVGRVRVGPDGVNATLGGRMAALEKHITEMSSNALFEGTDFKLAYCDDPVDERVARECGFTSLSVRVVKELVTLCSNPTSAPPEISSAGRHLSAAEFHSVLQNVAGTNLEAVASAEKKEVVVLDARNVYETRIGKFNVPNAKTLDPEIRQYSDLPSWIDEHAEQLRGKSILMYCTGGIRCEMASAYIRSKGEGFENVFQLYGGIQRYLEQFPDGGYFEGKNFVFDHRISVGSLKENILGACLICGSSFDDYSLRCRCSHCRMLVLVCPTCQDSTKEYACELCQKNGKEPCQISARQDCKLQIGLSESFEKPSISNHNVANKVPWSDGKVVSS is encoded by the exons ATGGACGCGACGGGGCAGCAGGAGCAGCATGCAGGAACTGGAGGCGGAGATCGCTACGGCGTGCTTCTCTACTACAAGTACGCCGAGGTGCCCGAcgccgccgcgctcgccgcgTTCTACGAGGCGCACTGCCGCGGCCTCGCGCTCGTCGGCCGCGTTCGGGTCGGCCCCGACGGCGTCAACGCCACG CTTGGAGGGCGGATGGCCGCGCTGGAGAAGCACATCACGGAGATGAGCTCCAACGCCTTGTTCGAGGGCACCGATTTCAAGCTGGCGTACTGCGACGACCCTGTCGACGAGAGGGTCGCCAGGGAGTGCGGCTTCACCTCGCTGTCCGTCCGGGTCGTCAAG GAGCTAGTTACCCTGTGCTCCAACCCCACGTCGGCACCACCGGAGATTTCGAGTGCTGGGAGACACTTGTCGGCGGCTGAGTTCCATTCGGTGCTCCAGAATGTTG CTGGGACTAATTTGGAGGCTGTGGCATCTGCGGagaagaaggaagtggttgtctTGGATGCAAGGAATGTGTATGAGACTCGGATCGGCAAGTTCAATGTGCCAAATGCGAAGACCTTAGATCCGGAAATTAGGCAATACAGTGATCTGCCTTCTTGGATAGATGAGCATGCTGAGCAGCTGCGTGGGAAATCTATTCTTAT GTACTGCACAGGAGGTATACGCTGCGAGATGGCATCAGCTTATATTCGCTCGAAAGGTGAAGGATTTGAGAACGTTTTTCAG CTATATGGTGGCATTCAGCGGTATCTGGAACAATTTCCAGATGGTGGCTATTTTGAAGGAAAGAATTTCGTATTTGACCACAG AATCTCAGTGGGAAGCCTTAAAGAAAACATACTCGGAGCGTGTTTGATATGTGGTTCTTCTTTTGATGACTATTCATTGCGCTGTCGGTGCAGCCATTGCAGAATGTTGGTCCTAGTGTGCCCTACATGTCAG GATTCCACCAAGGAATATGCATGTGAGCTATGTCAAAAAAATGGAAAAGAACCCTGCCAAATATCAGCAAGACAAGACTGCAAACTACAGATAGGACTATCTGAAAGCTTTGAAAAGCCATCCATAAGCAATCACAATGTGGCTAACAAAGTTCCCTGGAGTGATGGTAAG GTAGTGAGCAGCTGA
- the LOC136508640 gene encoding rhodanese-like domain-containing protein 6 isoform X1, with translation MDATGQQEQHAGTGGGDRYGVLLYYKYAEVPDAAALAAFYEAHCRGLALVGRVRVGPDGVNATLGGRMAALEKHITEMSSNALFEGTDFKLAYCDDPVDERVARECGFTSLSVRVVKELVTLCSNPTSAPPEISSAGRHLSAAEFHSVLQNVAGTNLEAVASAEKKEVVVLDARNVYETRIGKFNVPNAKTLDPEIRQYSDLPSWIDEHAEQLRGKSILMYCTGGIRCEMASAYIRSKGEGFENVFQLYGGIQRYLEQFPDGGYFEGKNFVFDHRISVGSLKENILGACLICGSSFDDYSLRCRCSHCRMLVLVCPTCQDSTKEYACELCQKNGKEPCQISARQDCKLQIGLSESFEKPSISNHNVANKVPWSDGSEQLKRLRILCLHGFRQNASSFKGRTSALAKKLKHIAELVFVDAPHELSFVYQPIQGHCSDKPSPLSVTPKRKFAWLIAPNSHCNPEQDWRAADVPFDPLQYQQQTEGFEESYTYLENAISRMGSFDGILGFSQGAAMATLFCRQQQKICGSPKFRFGMFCSGYPAPAGDFSNEPIKLPSLHCFGNGDGHDRQIANRASAELAGFFEQDCCSVVEHHMGHIIPTRSPYIDRIKDFLSSFL, from the exons ATGGACGCGACGGGGCAGCAGGAGCAGCATGCAGGAACTGGAGGCGGAGATCGCTACGGCGTGCTTCTCTACTACAAGTACGCCGAGGTGCCCGAcgccgccgcgctcgccgcgTTCTACGAGGCGCACTGCCGCGGCCTCGCGCTCGTCGGCCGCGTTCGGGTCGGCCCCGACGGCGTCAACGCCACG CTTGGAGGGCGGATGGCCGCGCTGGAGAAGCACATCACGGAGATGAGCTCCAACGCCTTGTTCGAGGGCACCGATTTCAAGCTGGCGTACTGCGACGACCCTGTCGACGAGAGGGTCGCCAGGGAGTGCGGCTTCACCTCGCTGTCCGTCCGGGTCGTCAAG GAGCTAGTTACCCTGTGCTCCAACCCCACGTCGGCACCACCGGAGATTTCGAGTGCTGGGAGACACTTGTCGGCGGCTGAGTTCCATTCGGTGCTCCAGAATGTTG CTGGGACTAATTTGGAGGCTGTGGCATCTGCGGagaagaaggaagtggttgtctTGGATGCAAGGAATGTGTATGAGACTCGGATCGGCAAGTTCAATGTGCCAAATGCGAAGACCTTAGATCCGGAAATTAGGCAATACAGTGATCTGCCTTCTTGGATAGATGAGCATGCTGAGCAGCTGCGTGGGAAATCTATTCTTAT GTACTGCACAGGAGGTATACGCTGCGAGATGGCATCAGCTTATATTCGCTCGAAAGGTGAAGGATTTGAGAACGTTTTTCAG CTATATGGTGGCATTCAGCGGTATCTGGAACAATTTCCAGATGGTGGCTATTTTGAAGGAAAGAATTTCGTATTTGACCACAG AATCTCAGTGGGAAGCCTTAAAGAAAACATACTCGGAGCGTGTTTGATATGTGGTTCTTCTTTTGATGACTATTCATTGCGCTGTCGGTGCAGCCATTGCAGAATGTTGGTCCTAGTGTGCCCTACATGTCAG GATTCCACCAAGGAATATGCATGTGAGCTATGTCAAAAAAATGGAAAAGAACCCTGCCAAATATCAGCAAGACAAGACTGCAAACTACAGATAGGACTATCTGAAAGCTTTGAAAAGCCATCCATAAGCAATCACAATGTGGCTAACAAAGTTCCCTGGAGTGATG GTAGTGAGCAGCTGAAAAGGTTGAGGATCCTCTGCTTGCATGGTTTCCGCCAAAACGCATCCAGTTTTAAGGGAAGAACATCAGCACTTGCCAAGAAGCTGAAGCACATCGCTGAGCTTGTCTTTGTAGACGCACCTCATGAGCTTTCCTTTGTATATCAACCAATCCAGGGCCACTGCTCAGACAAACCCTCACCTCTGTCTGTGACACCAAAACGGAAATTCGCATGGCTCATTGCTCCAAACTCCCACTGCAACCCTGAGCAAGACTGGAGGGCTGCAGATGTGCCGTTTGACCCTCTTCAGTACCAGCAACAAACCGAAGGCTTTGAGGAATCATACACCTACCTTGAAAATGCAATCTCTCGCATGGGGAGCTTCGATGGAATCCTGGGCTTCTCTCAGGGCGCTGCCATGGCTACCTTATTCTGCAGGCAGCAGCAGAAGATCTGTGGCTCTCCAAAGTTCAGGTTTGGGATGTTCTGCTCCGGATATCCAGCACCTGCGGGTGATTTCAGCAACGAACCAATCAAGCTCCCCTCGCTCCATTGTTTCGGCAATGGGGATGGTCATGACAGGCAGATAGCAAACAGGGCGAGCGCTGAACTTGCTGGTTTCTTCGAGCAGGATTGCTGCTCCGTTGTTGAGCATCACATGGGCCACATAATCCCCACCCGGTCGCCCTACATCGATCGGATAAAGGATTTTCTTTCCAGTTTCCTATGA